The Vigna angularis cultivar LongXiaoDou No.4 chromosome 6, ASM1680809v1, whole genome shotgun sequence genome contains the following window.
AGTGCAAGAAGCAAGCAAACACATCTtgtaaaaaacattatttaatttccTTGCAGAGATGTTTGGTGGTATTATCTAGAGAGTATTTGTTACTTACTGATGAATGATAGGGAGTGGTGGTTGGTGGATTGGCAATGGTCCTTGGAAGAAAatgagaagaggaagagagagaagaggccCTTCTCTTGAGGTAGAACAAGTAAAACAAGAGAAAGAGAATGATGGAGAAGAGTATAGGAATTGAGAATATGAAGGCTTGGTAAAGCTTAAGCTGTAGCTCCTGTGGATACAGATGTGGAGGAGGGCTGGTTGCAGCAGAAGaagaagcagcagcagcagcttGTGGAATACTCATGTTTCTCTGCTACTACCTTTATCCCCTGACATGTGTTCAACAGCTACAAATGtgcaaaatgaaaatttctAAAGTTGTTGTGTTCAACAAGAATATATACATCAGTTCATCCACCACACACTAGATTGCACTACTTACCAAGAAAGATTGGTGGGGTGGTGCTGATTTTCTATTCCAAGAGAATTTCGTTTCTTTGGTGGATTTCTTTATTTGTCCTTGGAAGTAGTGAGAAGAGGATGTTGAAATGTTTAAGTTGGGTGTTGTTTATTATATGAATGTGACTTTTAAGTGATGTTAATCTTTAATCCAATTCAAAATGATGTATTTAATAGAGAATCTTGCGTTAATATCTGATGTATGAAAGGCTTTTTTGGACTAACGAGAGTGGGATTTTATTATGAGTTTTTGTTAGATATGattataatgataatgataatgatagTGGAAGAGGTACATattctatatttatttgaatgatGGGACAAGCTCATGACCCTCCACTAAGGT
Protein-coding sequences here:
- the LOC108342004 gene encoding probable E3 ubiquitin-protein ligase RHA4A isoform X2 produces the protein MSIPQAAAAASSSAATSPPPHLYPQELQLKLYQAFIFSIPILFSIILFLLFYLFYLKRRASSLSSSSHFLPRTIANPPTTTPYHSSPCQLDLTLQFLDKLPKVLFDEDLQARDSLLL